Proteins encoded within one genomic window of Brienomyrus brachyistius isolate T26 chromosome 22, BBRACH_0.4, whole genome shotgun sequence:
- the LOC125717789 gene encoding vascular cell adhesion protein 1-like: protein MKMLLFFLTFVLASAADDGCPELHPPRVVVRHGDPVSVNCTTSTDHSGMGWVAPVDDVPNTRGVKFLTWRVESLTIWDVKPLCYANQGPGKPQCRERLSVTVYNPPDSVSVSSMVRMVEGSRYPLKCEIQNIAPVQNLTVKWYKGDTLVHEDRDYVIEDGKSDREKAPVNVSSTLLIIPSRADDGAEYSCEAELDLGAEGPQPPLAVKSTPLNITVHYPPVIKEGNVSVTVPQGGTVSLYCSAEGNPPPQVQWSYRDAENVRITSSWSISTAVIREASSANEGVYNCTATNRLGSDTTTAFVTVTSTSNIASYIILPIVIAIGIFLCILITYKTNKRRGSYSVIRMQQIITETNGAATSLPVANGTQN from the exons ATGAAGATGCTGTTGTTTTTCCTAACCTTTGTGCTCGCCAGCG ctgctgatgatgGCTGTCCTGAGCTCCATCCTCCCAGAGTGGTGGTGAGACATGGAGACCCAGTATCAGTGAACTGCACCACGTCCACAGATCACAGTGGGATGGGCTGGGTAGCTCCAGTAGATGACGTACCTAATACACGTGGTGTGAAGTTTCTCACTTGGAGGGTGGAAAGTCTGACAATCTGGGATGTAAAGCCTCTGTGCTATGCAAACCAAGGTCCAGGAAAACCTCAATGTAGAGAACGTCTCTCAGTCACTGTGTACA ATCCCCCAGACAGTGTTTCTGTCAGTTCTATGGTCCGCATGGTGGAGGGGAGTCGGTACCCGCTGAAGTGTGAGATCCAGAACATCGCTCCTGTTCAGAACCTCACTGTGAAGTGGTACAAAGGGGACACATTAGTACATGAAGACAGAGACTATGTCATAGAAGATGGAAAGTCTGACAGAGAAAAGGCACCTGTGAATGTGTCCTCCACCCTCCTGATCATCCCCAGCAGAGCTGATGATGGAGCAGAGTACAGCTGTGAGGCAGAGCTGGACCTGGGAGCAGAAGGACCACAACCCCCCCTTGCAGTGAAATCAACACCCCTCAATATCACTGTACACT ACCCACCAGTAATCAAAGAAGGGAACGTCAGTGTGACTGTACCCCAGGGTGGGACGGTGTCTCTGTACTGCAGCGCTGAGGGGAACCCCCCTCCTCAGGTCCAATGGAGCTACAGAGATGCTGAGAATGTGAGGATCACCAGCTCATGGAGCATCAGCACTGCTGTCATCAGAGAAGCCTCGTCTGCCAATGAAGGGGTTTACAACTGCACTGCCACCAACAGGCTGGGGAGTGACACAACAACAGCGTTTGTCACCGTGACCAGCACCAGCAACATAGCCA GTTACATCATCCTCCCCATCGTCATCGCCATCGGAATTTTTCTATGTATCCTTATAACTTACAAAACGAATAAACGGAGAGGATCATACTCCGTTATCAGAATGCAGCAGATTATCACAGAAACAAATGGAGCAGCGACGAGTCTGCCTGTTGCTAACGGGACACAGAACTAA
- the angptl6 gene encoding angiopoietin-related protein 6 — protein sequence METWTLSLLFLTVLLVQRGTCGQTSIDPTVPGVEGTQKRQPDPAGPKAARCAYTFVVTQQRLTGSLCITSRGGQSGVANSSDVAALRGDLTHQQQQLEEVQALVGREGGLAQEVRALRGENAGLNVRLAQLNAELLQQVLHSKEQALAQQRLQELLLNTTTQVQQLTVSYRELEDNYKTLTSTMNSQNALINRLEKQGQRGSTDLPQQGPRTGGPEIKKVDSDIQKDQSVSRDDPAAITPSPALKAPPASFPITESPGPWRDCQHALDSGQLTSGIYLLQPRHSSRLLQAWCEQNQGYGGWTVIQRRQDGSVNFFRTWEQYKQGFGNLDGEYWLGLEHLYWLSAQADHRLRVVLEDWQGRQVFAEYDSFRLEPESDSYRLRIGEYRGTAGDSLSWHNNKAFTTLDRDRDGYSGNCAHYQKGGWWYHMCAHSNLNGVWYRGGHYRSRYQDGVYWAEFHGGSYSLKKVTMMIKPS from the exons ATGGAAACTTGGActttgtccctcctgttcctgactgtGCTCCTGGTCCAGAGAGGAACATGTGGGCAGACGAGTATTGATCCCACAGTGCCCGGGGTGGAAGGTACGCAGAAGCGGCAGCCTGATCCGGCAGGGCCGAAGGCGGCCCGCTGCGCCTACACTTTCGTCGTGACACAACAGCGGCTGACAGGCTCGTTGTGCATTACCTCACGGGGGGGCCAGTCGGGTGTGGCCAACAGCTCGGATGTAGCGGCGCTGCGCGGGGACCTGACCCACCAACAGCAGCAGCTGGAGGAAGTGCAGGCGCTGGTGGGGCGCGAGGGCGGCCTGGCTCAGGAGGTGCGGGCGCTGCGGGGTGAGAATGCTGGACTGAATGTGCGACTCGCCCAGCTGAATGCAGAGCTGCTGCAGCAGGTTCTCCACAGCAAGGAACAGGCCCTGGCACAGCAGCGGCTGCAGGAGCTGCTGCTCAACACGACCACACAG GTGCAGCAGCTGACAGTCAGCTACAGAGAGCTGGAAGACAATTACAAGACTCTCACCTCAACGATGAACAGCCAAAATGCACTGATCAATCGCCTGGAAAAGCAAGGTCAGAGGGGCAGCACTGACCTGCCTCAGCAG GGGCCCCGGACTGGGGGCCCAGAGATAAAGAAGGTAGACAGTGACATCCAGAAGGACCAGAGTGTCTCCAGGGACGACCCAGCTGCCATCACACCCAGTCCTGCCCTAAAAGCCCCCCCCGCCAGCTTCCCCATCACTGAGAGTCCAG GTCCGTGGAGGGACTGCCAGCACGCTCTCGATTCAGGGCAACTCACCAGTGGCATCTACCTGCTTCAGCCACGTCACAGCAGCAGGCTGCTGCAAGCCTGGTGTGAACAGAACCAAGGCTACGGTGGCTGGACCGTCATCCAGAGGAGGCAGGATGGATCCGTCAACTTCTTCAGAACCTGGGAGCAGTACAAA caAGGCTTTGGCAATTTGGACGGCGAGTACTGGCTGGGTCTGGAGCACCTCTACTGGCTGAGCGCACAGGCAGACCACCGCCTGCGGGTGGTGCTGGAGGACTGGCAGGGACGGCAGGTGTTTGCCGAGTACGACAGCTTCCGCCTGGAGCCCGAGAGCGACTCGTACCGCTTGCGGATCGGCGAGTATCGCGGCACCGCCGGCgactctctgtcctggcacaaCAACAAAGCCTTCACCACACTGGACCGTGACAGAGATGGCTATTCAG GAAATTGTGCTCATTACCAAAAGGGAGGCTGGTGGTACCACATGTGTGCCCACTCTAACCTCAATGGGGTGTGGTACCGGGGGGGCCACTATCGTAGCCGCTACCAGGATGGGGTCTACTGGGCCGAATTCCACGGAGGCTCCTACTCCCTGAAGAAAGTCACCATGATGATCAAGCCCAGCTGA